A genomic region of Devosia ginsengisoli contains the following coding sequences:
- a CDS encoding IlvD/Edd family dehydratase — MTAGNGSGEAPKKLRSRAWFDNPDNPDMTALYLERYMNFGVSREELQSGKPIIGIAQTGSDLSPCNRHHIVLAERVREGIREAGGIAIEFPVHPIQETGKRPTAGLDRNLAYLGLVEVLYGYPLDGVVLTIGCDKTTPAMLMGAATVNIPAIALSVGPMLNGWHKGERTGSGTIVWKARQMMAAGEIDYAQFIELVASSAPSTGFCNTMGTASTMNSLAEALGMQLPGSAAIPAPYRDRQEMAYRTGKRIVDMVHEDLKPSDIMTKDNFLNAIVVNSAIGGSTNAPIHINAIARHIGVELNIDDWQKHGHKVPLLVNLQPAGEYLGEDFYHAGGVPAVVNELMGQGLIREGAPTVNGKPIGENCRATTIQDDKVIRHFDNPLKAEAGFLVLRGNLFDNAIMKTSVISSEFRDRYLADPAHPGMFEGKAVVFDGPEDYHHRIDDPSLEIDENTLLFMRGAGPIGYPGAAEVVNMRPPAYLIKKGIHSLACIGDGRQSGTSGSPSILNASPEAAAGGNLAILKTGDRVRIDLNKGQANILISDEEIATRRAALEAAGGYKFPRHQTPWQEIQRGIVGQLGDGAILEPAEKYQRIAQTNGIPRDNH; from the coding sequence ATGACTGCAGGCAATGGCTCCGGCGAGGCGCCCAAAAAGTTGCGTTCGCGCGCCTGGTTCGACAATCCCGACAACCCTGATATGACCGCGCTCTATCTCGAGCGCTACATGAATTTCGGCGTGTCGCGCGAAGAGCTGCAGTCGGGCAAGCCGATCATCGGCATCGCCCAGACCGGGTCGGACCTTTCCCCCTGCAACCGCCACCATATCGTGCTGGCCGAGCGCGTGCGCGAAGGCATCCGCGAGGCAGGCGGTATCGCTATCGAATTTCCGGTCCATCCGATCCAGGAAACCGGCAAGCGCCCCACTGCCGGCCTCGACCGTAACCTGGCCTATCTCGGCCTGGTCGAAGTGCTCTACGGATACCCGCTCGATGGCGTCGTGCTCACCATCGGCTGCGACAAGACCACGCCGGCCATGCTGATGGGCGCGGCGACCGTCAATATCCCCGCCATCGCCCTTTCGGTCGGCCCCATGCTCAATGGCTGGCACAAGGGCGAGCGCACCGGCTCGGGCACCATCGTGTGGAAGGCGCGCCAGATGATGGCGGCCGGCGAGATCGACTATGCCCAGTTCATCGAGCTGGTGGCCTCCTCGGCCCCCTCGACCGGCTTCTGCAACACGATGGGCACGGCGTCGACGATGAATTCGTTGGCCGAGGCCTTGGGCATGCAATTGCCCGGCTCGGCCGCCATTCCCGCGCCCTACCGCGATCGCCAGGAAATGGCCTATCGCACCGGCAAGCGCATCGTCGACATGGTGCATGAGGACCTCAAGCCCTCCGACATCATGACCAAGGACAATTTCCTCAACGCCATCGTGGTCAATTCGGCCATTGGGGGCTCGACCAATGCGCCGATCCACATCAATGCCATTGCCCGCCATATCGGCGTCGAGCTCAATATCGACGACTGGCAGAAGCATGGTCACAAGGTGCCGCTGCTGGTGAACCTGCAGCCGGCCGGCGAATATCTGGGCGAGGACTTCTATCATGCCGGCGGCGTGCCGGCGGTGGTCAATGAACTGATGGGGCAGGGGCTGATCCGCGAGGGTGCGCCTACCGTCAACGGCAAGCCCATCGGTGAGAATTGCCGCGCCACCACCATCCAGGACGACAAGGTCATCCGCCATTTCGACAATCCGCTCAAGGCGGAAGCCGGATTCCTCGTGCTGCGCGGCAACCTCTTCGACAATGCCATCATGAAGACATCAGTGATCTCGTCCGAGTTCCGCGACCGCTACCTTGCCGATCCGGCCCATCCCGGCATGTTCGAGGGCAAGGCGGTGGTGTTCGACGGCCCCGAGGACTACCACCACCGCATCGACGATCCCTCGCTGGAGATTGACGAGAACACCTTGCTGTTCATGCGTGGCGCCGGCCCCATCGGCTATCCGGGCGCGGCCGAAGTGGTCAACATGCGGCCGCCGGCCTATCTCATCAAGAAGGGCATCCATTCGCTGGCCTGTATCGGCGATGGCCGCCAGTCCGGCACATCGGGCTCACCCTCCATCCTCAATGCCTCGCCCGAAGCCGCTGCCGGTGGCAATCTCGCTATCCTCAAGACCGGCGATCGCGTGCGCATCGACCTCAACAAGGGCCAGGCCAATATCCTCATCTCCGACGAGGAAATCGCCACGCGCCGTGCCGCGCTCGAAGCGGCGGGGGGCTACAAATTCCCCCGGCACCAGACGCCCTGGCAGGAAATCCAGCGCGGCATTGTCGGCCAGTTGGGCGACGGCGCCATTCTCGAGCCGGCCGAAAAATACCAGCGCATTGCCCAGACCAACGGCATTCCGCGCGACAATCACTGA
- a CDS encoding 2-dehydro-3-deoxy-6-phosphogalactonate aldolase yields MDHRHIIAILRGITPNETLDVCKALIAAGITMIEVPLNSPDALTSIALASNTLGDEAAIGAGTVLSKKHVWAVSDAGGTFVVSPDTNKQVIEETVRLQMLSYPGVFTPTDAFRAIKAGATGLKFFPAEVLGPKGIKAMKAVLPPELPVYAVGGANPDNFGEYFAAGCTGFGLGTYIYKPGMDAAQVAERAAAAVAAYDAGKAA; encoded by the coding sequence ATGGACCACCGCCACATCATCGCCATCCTGCGGGGCATCACGCCGAACGAAACGCTGGATGTCTGCAAGGCGCTTATCGCCGCCGGCATCACCATGATCGAAGTGCCGCTCAATTCGCCCGACGCGCTGACCAGCATTGCGCTGGCCTCCAATACGCTGGGCGACGAAGCCGCCATCGGGGCGGGAACCGTGCTCAGCAAGAAGCATGTCTGGGCCGTTTCGGATGCCGGGGGCACCTTCGTGGTTTCGCCCGACACCAACAAGCAGGTGATCGAGGAAACCGTGCGGCTGCAGATGCTGTCCTATCCCGGTGTATTCACCCCGACCGACGCCTTCCGCGCCATCAAGGCCGGGGCGACCGGGCTCAAATTCTTCCCCGCCGAAGTGCTCGGCCCCAAGGGCATCAAGGCGATGAAGGCAGTGCTGCCGCCCGAACTGCCGGTCTATGCCGTGGGCGGCGCCAATCCGGACAATTTCGGCGAATATTTCGCCGCCGGTTGCACTGGCTTCGGGCTGGGCACCTATATCTACAAGCCCGGCATGGACGCCGCCCAGGTGGCCGAGCGCGCCGCTGCCGCCGTTGCCGCCTATGATGCGGGGAAGGCTGCATGA
- a CDS encoding putative immunity protein: MTFPEGEIILEMDALRAVAAYAAENAGAVLAIFEQAAPSDIRPRDAVDAALRFARGGKRVKALRDASWAALKAAQETENAAASQAARAAMAASAAAYLHPLPNATQVKHILGATAHAARAVELGAGDDPAVGDAHIQRATQQMPPDVLSVLRRFPPAPPGGGRVGQLLRALDTALRTTP; encoded by the coding sequence ATGACGTTCCCGGAGGGTGAGATCATTCTGGAGATGGACGCGCTTCGTGCGGTGGCCGCCTATGCGGCCGAAAACGCCGGCGCCGTGCTCGCCATTTTCGAGCAGGCCGCACCGTCGGATATCCGCCCGCGCGACGCAGTGGATGCGGCGCTGCGCTTTGCGCGCGGTGGCAAGCGGGTGAAAGCCCTGCGCGATGCCTCCTGGGCTGCGCTCAAGGCGGCGCAGGAGACGGAAAATGCTGCGGCAAGCCAGGCGGCACGGGCCGCTATGGCGGCTTCCGCGGCGGCCTATCTGCATCCGTTACCCAATGCCACCCAGGTCAAACACATTCTTGGCGCAACGGCCCATGCAGCAAGAGCCGTCGAGCTTGGGGCCGGCGATGACCCTGCTGTCGGCGACGCCCATATCCAGCGCGCCACGCAACAAATGCCCCCTGATGTCCTGAGCGTGCTTCGCCGGTTTCCTCCGGCACCGCCGGGCGGTGGTCGTGTCGGCCAGTTGCTGCGCGCACTCGACACGGCGCTTCGCACCACGCCCTAG
- a CDS encoding GGDEF domain-containing protein: protein MSEQEFKRALGYANSAFDLLKRSSIPPYPQFYELLYTYATGVNPTLNNRINAIFRNGDSPSANLAEALYNEFLKSDVNDRMSNVSERMHARIEAVHEAIDTAMTTANAYSGSLQSASGDLERDISPEAMKTLAERLLSETRRMQDTNRALEQKLEASRDDIASLQRDLDDVRRESLLDPLTKIANRKSFDEGMEAAIAEARENGTPLCLMIVDIDHFKNFNDTYGHQTGDQVLRLVAMTLKSNIKGKDLAARYGGEEFVAILPSTDIEGAVIVAENIRRAIQAKELLKRSTNEKLGRITASFGVAAYQPGDTVSMLIERADRCLYAAKHAGRNRVVSESELEALQVQLPQIQGISAA from the coding sequence GTGTCGGAACAGGAATTCAAACGCGCGCTCGGTTACGCGAACTCGGCATTTGACCTGCTCAAGCGCAGCAGCATACCGCCCTATCCGCAATTTTATGAGCTGCTCTATACTTACGCGACGGGCGTCAACCCGACGCTGAACAACCGGATCAACGCCATTTTCCGCAATGGCGATTCCCCGTCGGCCAATCTTGCCGAAGCGCTCTACAACGAATTCCTCAAATCCGACGTCAATGACCGCATGTCCAACGTCTCGGAGCGCATGCATGCGCGCATCGAGGCGGTTCATGAGGCCATCGACACTGCCATGACCACGGCGAACGCCTATTCCGGCTCGCTGCAATCGGCCAGCGGGGATCTGGAACGCGATATTTCGCCCGAGGCGATGAAGACGCTGGCCGAGCGGCTGCTGTCCGAAACGCGGCGCATGCAGGACACCAACCGCGCCCTCGAGCAGAAGCTGGAAGCCTCGCGCGACGACATCGCCTCGCTGCAGCGCGACCTCGACGACGTCAGGCGCGAATCCCTGCTTGATCCGCTGACCAAGATCGCCAATCGCAAGAGCTTCGACGAAGGCATGGAAGCGGCCATCGCCGAGGCAAGGGAAAACGGCACGCCGCTCTGCTTGATGATCGTCGATATCGATCATTTCAAGAATTTCAATGATACCTATGGCCACCAGACCGGCGACCAGGTGTTGCGGCTGGTGGCGATGACGCTCAAGTCCAACATCAAGGGCAAGGACCTGGCAGCCCGCTATGGCGGGGAGGAATTCGTCGCCATCCTGCCCTCGACCGATATCGAGGGCGCAGTGATCGTAGCGGAGAATATTCGCCGCGCCATCCAGGCCAAGGAACTGCTGAAGCGCTCGACCAATGAAAAGCTAGGCCGCATCACCGCCTCCTTCGGCGTGGCCGCCTATCAGCCCGGCGATACGGTCAGCATGCTTATCGAGCGCGCCGACCGGTGCCTCTATGCGGCCAAGCATGCCGGCCGCAATCGCGTGGTCAGCGAAAGCGAACTGGAAGCCCTGCAGGTACAATTGCCGCAAATCCAGGGCATATCGGCGGCCTGA
- a CDS encoding GFA family protein has protein sequence MTEPTHDAQTGPIASCHCGAVNIVLPHAPSVVVECNCSLCRRYGVLWVYYDAAELSSLPEPGVTDRYAWNGKHVDFHRCSNCGCVTHWAPRSASRTTRGINARLLPEAVVSAARLRHKDGAGSGKYLD, from the coding sequence ATGACAGAGCCAACGCACGACGCGCAAACCGGCCCCATTGCAAGCTGCCATTGCGGTGCGGTGAACATCGTCCTGCCGCATGCGCCCAGTGTGGTGGTCGAATGCAATTGCAGCCTGTGTCGCCGCTATGGTGTGCTCTGGGTCTATTATGATGCGGCCGAACTCAGCAGCCTGCCCGAGCCCGGCGTCACCGACCGCTATGCCTGGAATGGCAAGCATGTGGATTTTCACCGCTGCAGCAATTGCGGCTGCGTTACCCATTGGGCGCCGCGTTCCGCTAGCCGCACCACGCGCGGCATCAATGCGCGCCTGCTGCCCGAAGCCGTGGTTTCCGCGGCCCGTTTGCGGCACAAGGATGGTGCCGGTTCGGGCAAGTATCTGGATTAG
- a CDS encoding 2-dehydro-3-deoxygalactonokinase: protein MSEIVDWVAVDWGTSNLRAWGIGPNGAVTFKKTSPKGMGKLAREEFPAALDELLDNVAPARSGPLDVLICGMAGARQGWLEAPYLEAPTDLRGLLDGAVRPTMPDPRIAPAILPGVCQKAGADNVMRGEETQLLGLAALTPGFSGVVCMPGTHSKWAQLSGTRIEQFSTAMTGEMFEVLRTHSVLRHSLTGDLDGPGRAEGFAAGAAAGLDHPEQLLGTLFQVRAGSLLSGRQPDWCAGYLSGLLVGTEIGSNRHLIGDQPVPLIGSPALSALYAQVLAMAGARGEPMDATAIVLAGLKAARSFAA, encoded by the coding sequence GTGAGTGAGATCGTAGACTGGGTGGCCGTGGACTGGGGCACCTCCAACCTGCGCGCCTGGGGCATCGGCCCCAATGGCGCGGTGACGTTCAAGAAAACCTCGCCCAAGGGCATGGGAAAGCTGGCGCGGGAGGAATTTCCCGCCGCTCTGGACGAACTGCTGGATAATGTGGCCCCTGCCCGCAGCGGGCCGCTCGACGTGCTGATCTGCGGCATGGCCGGCGCACGCCAGGGGTGGCTCGAAGCCCCCTATCTCGAAGCGCCGACCGATTTGCGCGGCCTGCTGGATGGCGCCGTGCGCCCGACCATGCCCGATCCGCGCATCGCCCCCGCCATCCTGCCCGGCGTGTGCCAGAAGGCAGGCGCCGACAATGTGATGCGCGGCGAGGAAACCCAGTTGCTGGGCCTGGCAGCGCTGACGCCGGGCTTTTCCGGCGTGGTCTGCATGCCCGGCACGCATTCGAAATGGGCGCAATTGTCGGGCACCCGCATCGAGCAGTTCTCGACGGCGATGACCGGGGAAATGTTCGAAGTGCTGCGCACCCATTCGGTGCTGCGCCACTCGCTGACCGGCGATCTCGATGGGCCGGGCCGGGCCGAAGGTTTTGCGGCCGGCGCGGCGGCCGGGCTGGATCACCCCGAGCAATTGCTGGGCACGCTGTTCCAGGTGAGGGCCGGTTCGCTCCTGTCAGGCCGCCAGCCGGACTGGTGCGCGGGCTATCTCTCCGGATTGCTTGTCGGCACCGAAATCGGCAGCAACCGTCATTTGATCGGCGACCAGCCTGTGCCATTGATCGGCTCGCCGGCGCTGAGCGCGCTTTATGCGCAAGTGCTGGCCATGGCCGGCGCCCGGGGCGAGCCCATGGACGCCACCGCAATCGTGCTGGCCGGCCTCAAGGCCGCGCGCAGCTTCGCCGCCTAG
- a CDS encoding cold-shock protein → MALITGTVKFFNTTKGFGFISPENGGKDAFVHISAVQRSGLQGLYENDKVTYELETGRDGKESATNLTLL, encoded by the coding sequence ATGGCCCTCATCACTGGCACCGTGAAATTCTTCAACACCACCAAGGGCTTCGGCTTCATTTCGCCTGAAAATGGCGGCAAGGATGCCTTCGTCCACATCTCCGCCGTTCAGCGTTCGGGCCTGCAGGGCCTGTATGAGAACGACAAGGTGACCTACGAGCTCGAGACCGGCCGCGACGGCAAGGAATCGGCGACCAACCTGACCCTGCTCTAG
- a CDS encoding DEAD/DEAH box helicase, with protein MTDDFSGLGLSTKVTDAVTAAGYTKPTEIQAQAIPHVLQKKDVIGIAQTGTGKTASFVLPMLHLLENGRARARMPRTLILEPTRELAAQVSENFEKYGKNHRVSMALIIGGVSFEDQNKKLDRGVDVLIATPGRLLDQFDRGKILLTGVEILVIDEADRMLDMGFIDDIEKIVSRLPPRRQTMLFSATMDSQIEKLTKKFLKDPVHVQVSRAASTADTIDQKLVKVGSKPEEKRAALRDRIRAAEGLTNAIIFCNRKRDVATLARSLERHGFSAGALHGDMDQKSRMETLDAFKNNRLTLLVASDVAARGLDIPAVSHVFNFDVPVHAEDYVHRIGRTGRAGRSGVAYTLVAPADGKHLDAILKLIQKPIDYLETGGKTAQAAAPAEDGAERPARPARSRRGGPRTRAEAEATAETAAPAPRTRPAAKAAPVETEETTPEPAAKPERNAQRPARGRGRQRPEAEQPDSDTGAGNSPFGNDGPIPAFLLRPTRAAS; from the coding sequence TTGACTGATGATTTTTCCGGGCTGGGCCTGTCCACCAAAGTAACCGACGCGGTCACTGCTGCCGGCTACACCAAGCCGACCGAAATCCAGGCGCAGGCCATCCCCCATGTCCTGCAGAAAAAGGACGTCATCGGCATCGCCCAGACGGGCACCGGCAAGACGGCATCCTTCGTGCTGCCCATGCTGCACCTGCTGGAAAATGGCCGCGCCCGCGCCCGCATGCCCCGCACGCTCATTCTCGAACCGACGCGCGAGCTCGCGGCGCAGGTTTCCGAGAATTTCGAGAAATATGGCAAGAACCATCGCGTTTCGATGGCGCTGATCATCGGCGGCGTGAGCTTTGAGGACCAGAACAAGAAGCTCGATCGCGGCGTCGATGTGCTGATCGCCACGCCCGGTCGCTTGCTCGACCAGTTCGATCGCGGCAAGATCCTGCTGACCGGCGTTGAAATCCTCGTCATCGACGAAGCCGACCGCATGCTCGACATGGGCTTCATCGACGATATCGAAAAGATTGTGTCGCGCCTGCCGCCGCGCCGGCAGACCATGCTGTTTTCGGCGACGATGGACAGCCAGATCGAGAAGCTGACCAAGAAATTCCTCAAGGACCCCGTGCATGTGCAGGTGTCCCGCGCCGCTTCCACGGCCGACACGATCGACCAGAAGCTGGTCAAGGTCGGCTCCAAGCCCGAGGAAAAGCGGGCCGCTCTGCGCGATCGTATCCGCGCGGCCGAGGGCCTGACCAACGCCATCATCTTCTGCAATCGCAAGCGCGACGTAGCGACCCTCGCCCGTTCGCTGGAGCGCCACGGCTTTTCGGCCGGCGCGCTGCATGGCGACATGGACCAGAAGAGCCGCATGGAAACGCTCGATGCGTTCAAGAACAACCGGTTGACGCTGCTGGTCGCCAGCGACGTGGCGGCACGCGGGCTCGATATTCCCGCGGTGAGCCACGTGTTCAACTTCGACGTGCCCGTGCATGCCGAAGACTATGTGCACCGCATCGGCCGCACCGGCCGGGCCGGTCGTTCGGGCGTCGCCTATACGCTGGTGGCGCCGGCCGATGGCAAGCATCTCGACGCCATCCTCAAGCTGATCCAGAAGCCGATCGACTATCTCGAAACCGGTGGCAAGACGGCGCAAGCCGCCGCTCCGGCCGAAGATGGTGCAGAGCGCCCTGCCCGGCCGGCCCGTTCGCGCCGCGGCGGCCCGCGCACCCGCGCCGAAGCCGAGGCCACTGCCGAAACGGCAGCACCCGCGCCCCGGACCCGCCCCGCCGCCAAGGCTGCGCCGGTCGAGACGGAAGAGACCACGCCCGAACCGGCGGCAAAGCCGGAACGCAACGCCCAGCGCCCCGCGCGTGGTCGCGGCCGGCAGCGCCCGGAAGCCGAACAGCCCGATTCGGATACGGGCGCCGGCAACTCGCCCTTTGGCAATGACGGTCCGATTCCGGCATTTTTGCTGCGACCAACCCGCGCCGCCAGCTAA
- the lexA gene encoding transcriptional repressor LexA → MLTRKQHELLMFIHERMKESGIPPSFDEMKDALDLASKSGIHRLITALEERGFIRRLPNRARALEVVKLPDSMNPSLGGRKVRFEPSVIEGNLGKVASPPSRISATEDYVRPISIPVMGRIAAGTPIEAIQTHSHTIMVPPEMLGAGEHFALEVRGDSMIDAGIFDGDTVLIKKQDAASTGEIIVALVDDEEATLKRLRRKGNTVALEAANPAYETRIFPPDRVKVQGRLVGLLRKY, encoded by the coding sequence ATGCTGACGCGCAAACAACACGAGCTGCTGATGTTCATCCACGAACGGATGAAGGAAAGCGGCATTCCGCCTTCGTTCGATGAGATGAAGGATGCGCTCGACCTGGCATCCAAATCGGGCATTCATCGCCTGATCACGGCGCTCGAGGAACGCGGCTTCATCCGCCGCCTGCCCAATCGGGCGCGCGCGCTGGAAGTGGTCAAGCTCCCGGATTCGATGAACCCCTCCCTTGGCGGCCGCAAGGTGCGCTTCGAGCCTTCGGTCATCGAGGGCAATCTGGGCAAGGTGGCCTCGCCCCCGTCGCGCATTTCGGCGACCGAGGATTATGTGCGGCCGATCTCCATCCCGGTCATGGGCCGCATCGCGGCGGGTACGCCGATCGAGGCGATCCAGACCCATTCCCACACCATCATGGTGCCGCCCGAAATGCTGGGCGCGGGCGAGCATTTTGCGCTCGAAGTGCGTGGTGACTCGATGATCGATGCCGGTATTTTCGATGGCGACACCGTGCTCATCAAGAAGCAGGACGCCGCCAGCACCGGCGAGATTATCGTTGCTCTCGTGGATGATGAGGAAGCTACCCTCAAGCGCTTGCGCCGCAAGGGAAATACGGTGGCGCTGGAAGCCGCCAACCCGGCCTATGAAACCCGCATCTTTCCCCCTGACCGCGTCAAGGTCCAGGGGCGTCTCGTCGGTCTGCTGCGCAAATACTGA
- a CDS encoding putative immunity protein — MITVRRGGTLSDRDHRLLAVWAATCAEHVFPIFEAALRGDDRLKHAIAQNHAWTRGEITMRQALKAAAARSAARDVSGAAKFAAYATAQAVAVAHVPAHELGAAAYAIRAVQAATSETGREVAGRRECRWQREQLPDEIRDLVLDDQRLRNHACWFVFDC, encoded by the coding sequence TTGATCACTGTTCGTCGCGGCGGCACGCTGAGCGACCGCGACCACCGGCTACTTGCCGTATGGGCCGCCACCTGCGCCGAGCATGTCTTCCCAATCTTCGAGGCGGCCTTGCGGGGCGATGATCGCCTGAAACACGCCATTGCCCAAAATCATGCCTGGACGCGCGGCGAGATTACCATGCGCCAGGCCCTCAAGGCCGCCGCCGCCCGCTCTGCGGCCCGCGATGTCTCCGGCGCGGCGAAATTTGCCGCTTATGCCACCGCCCAGGCCGTGGCTGTCGCCCATGTGCCGGCCCATGAGCTGGGTGCGGCAGCCTATGCGATAAGGGCAGTGCAGGCGGCGACCAGCGAGACCGGGCGCGAAGTAGCCGGCCGCCGGGAATGTCGATGGCAGCGCGAACAGTTGCCGGACGAAATCCGCGATCTGGTGCTGGACGACCAGCGGCTGCGCAATCACGCCTGCTGGTTTGTGTTCGACTGCTGA